The following are encoded together in the Mycolicibacterium arabiense genome:
- the iniR gene encoding isoniazid response ATPase/transcriptional regulator IniR — translation MTAQDVVATLTASPTEPTKALVSGGIGSGKSLVLGGVRAALRAAGIAVIARAPRDGDPPGAAIVVDDAHLLDDAELQHLADLMTDPATTVIVAAEPQSQHRGLTELSAAAARQSPVVTLGPLTPPEIARLASEVIGSPPPLEMVRSVATATAGVPFLVRAAVTAAAAPDAESPGSAISAATRAALIERLRRADDAVVDTLLICSLSPELGPDDVAGALDLESAPVHRLVDRARATGLIAPSHNPIFLRTLHRCLAQIVGATRHHEIETRLLRTQLDSSTLTVDLALRMADHGLRDPLLADALTALADRNRAHPARTARLYRAAAEVDPGARDSRLADALAASGDCATAGRIADELLTSEDAGEKAAAVRIAASVAVHDGSAAQAAELFAWLGPHPDAVIASANAVVAIGVGDPQAARAALAAEAQGPPTSDARAARHLAEGLIASLDSTYPTAMARLSQSISARPSAPGVTPDSAAAVVALTALHAGDPVRARSVVGRALAVPGDEATAFFAHRHRLLLGWIRMLDGQLAAAGTDVAAVTATNAPLHRRDALWASALQTAIARRNGDSGAVQKHWYAAMEVLTEYSIDLYSLLPLGELWIAAARLHQVDRLTHTVDEAFDLLGRLGNPIAWSLPLHWAGVHAGILANSPDAVAPHGQALTAAAAHSTFARSLANAGRTWLRVLANHVEVDEVTAAARSLAQFGLGWDATRLASQAALQTPDGRISAAMLQLARDLKVTSTASAEPAPPAASAPASATAPAGSAAAPDSSMPNWSRLSDREREVAELVLQGMPYRDIGSQLLISAKTVEHHVARIRRRLGAESRSELMSMLRAILGTPS, via the coding sequence ATGACCGCACAGGACGTCGTCGCGACGCTGACGGCGTCACCCACCGAGCCCACGAAGGCACTGGTGTCGGGTGGGATCGGGTCGGGTAAGTCGTTGGTACTGGGCGGCGTTCGAGCGGCCCTGCGTGCTGCGGGCATCGCCGTCATCGCCCGCGCGCCACGCGACGGCGACCCGCCGGGAGCCGCCATCGTGGTCGACGACGCTCACCTACTCGACGACGCCGAACTGCAGCACCTGGCCGACCTGATGACCGACCCGGCCACGACCGTCATCGTCGCCGCGGAACCGCAATCCCAGCATCGCGGCCTCACGGAACTGTCGGCCGCCGCGGCGAGGCAGTCGCCGGTGGTGACGTTGGGTCCGCTGACCCCACCCGAGATCGCCCGTCTCGCAAGCGAAGTCATCGGCTCGCCGCCGCCGCTGGAGATGGTCCGGTCGGTGGCGACGGCGACCGCGGGCGTGCCGTTCCTCGTCCGAGCCGCCGTCACCGCAGCCGCGGCACCCGACGCCGAGTCACCGGGATCCGCGATCTCTGCGGCCACGCGCGCGGCCCTGATCGAGCGACTGCGCCGCGCCGACGACGCTGTCGTGGACACGCTGCTGATCTGCTCGCTGAGCCCGGAACTGGGGCCGGACGACGTGGCGGGCGCCCTCGATCTCGAGAGCGCCCCGGTGCACCGACTGGTCGACCGGGCGCGTGCCACCGGCCTGATCGCACCGTCGCACAACCCGATCTTCTTGCGCACCCTGCATCGGTGTCTCGCCCAGATCGTCGGCGCCACCCGGCACCACGAGATCGAGACGAGATTGCTTCGGACGCAGCTCGACTCGTCGACGCTGACCGTCGACCTCGCGCTCCGGATGGCCGATCACGGCCTGCGCGACCCGCTGCTGGCCGACGCGCTGACCGCGCTGGCCGATCGCAACCGCGCTCACCCGGCACGCACGGCGCGGTTGTACCGGGCGGCTGCCGAGGTCGACCCCGGCGCTCGCGACTCCCGGCTGGCCGATGCGCTTGCGGCCAGCGGTGACTGCGCCACGGCGGGCCGGATCGCCGACGAACTGCTGACGTCCGAGGATGCCGGCGAGAAGGCCGCCGCGGTGCGCATTGCGGCCAGCGTGGCGGTGCACGACGGGAGCGCCGCGCAGGCCGCCGAGTTGTTCGCGTGGCTGGGCCCGCACCCCGACGCCGTGATCGCCTCGGCGAACGCCGTCGTTGCCATCGGCGTCGGCGACCCGCAGGCCGCTCGCGCGGCGCTGGCGGCCGAAGCGCAGGGACCGCCCACCTCCGATGCGCGCGCGGCCCGCCACCTGGCCGAGGGGTTGATCGCGTCGCTCGACTCGACATACCCAACCGCGATGGCTCGTCTCTCACAGTCGATTTCGGCCAGGCCGTCGGCGCCGGGCGTCACTCCGGACAGTGCGGCAGCCGTGGTCGCGCTGACCGCGCTGCACGCCGGCGACCCGGTGCGCGCCCGCAGCGTCGTCGGACGGGCGCTGGCCGTACCCGGTGACGAGGCAACCGCGTTCTTCGCCCACCGGCACCGGCTGCTGCTGGGCTGGATCCGGATGCTCGACGGTCAGTTGGCGGCCGCGGGTACCGACGTCGCCGCCGTGACGGCCACGAATGCGCCGCTGCATCGCCGCGACGCGTTGTGGGCGTCGGCGCTGCAGACCGCGATCGCGCGCCGCAACGGCGACAGCGGCGCCGTTCAGAAGCACTGGTACGCGGCCATGGAGGTGCTCACCGAGTACTCCATCGACCTGTACTCCCTGCTGCCGCTGGGCGAACTGTGGATCGCCGCGGCGCGACTGCACCAGGTCGATCGGCTAACCCACACCGTCGACGAGGCCTTCGACCTGCTCGGCCGGCTCGGCAACCCGATCGCGTGGTCACTCCCCCTGCACTGGGCGGGCGTGCACGCGGGCATCCTCGCGAACTCGCCGGACGCCGTGGCCCCGCACGGACAGGCGCTGACCGCCGCGGCCGCGCACAGCACGTTCGCCCGATCGCTCGCCAACGCCGGCCGCACCTGGCTGCGGGTGCTGGCCAACCACGTGGAGGTCGACGAGGTCACGGCCGCGGCGAGGTCACTGGCTCAGTTCGGACTGGGGTGGGACGCCACCCGACTCGCCAGCCAGGCCGCGCTGCAGACGCCCGACGGCCGGATCTCGGCGGCGATGCTCCAGCTGGCGCGCGACCTGAAGGTGACGAGTACCGCGAGCGCGGAGCCGGCCCCTCCCGCCGCGTCGGCGCCTGCGTCGGCGACCGCGCCCGCCGGTTCCGCTGCTGCCCCGGACTCGTCGATGCCCAACTGGAGCAGGCTGTCCGATCGCGAGCGCGAGGTTGCCGAACTCGTCCTGCAGGGGATGCCCTACCGCGACATCGGCAGTCAGCTGCTCATCTCGGCGAAGACCGTCGAGCACCACGTCGCGCGGATCCGGCGCAGGTTGGGCGCCGAATCGCGTTCGGAGCTGATGTCGATGTTGCGAGCGATCCTGGGGACTCCCAGCTGA
- a CDS encoding Hsp70 family protein yields the protein MSDSLGLSVGTTNLVAAAIGRPPVVRRAALALFNDRAPEVGDQFGPTQPNLVLTGFVERVGDPVPMVASDGSSHRGEVVLVEALDAMARAVGGGAPVTIAVPAHWNAGVVGALRNALRDKPNLSPGGVPPTLVPDSAAALSALRVAPGLPADGVVVLCDFGANGTSVTLADARAGMAVIGDTIRYPDFSGDLVDQSLLNHVISGVADASNPDPAGTAAVGSLTKLRDDCRQAKERLSADTAAVIPVALPGFSSDVRVTRPELERLIDQPLNGLMGAIEQSLQQFRIPMAAITAVATVGGGASIPLVTQRLSERLRAPVVTTPQPQVVGAAGAAVLSAGGLGGGLSDDATGLAPVADDATGLAPTMGWVAGAGAAGVAAGAAAGAAFPTQAAPSAADTSAADSLAWSQGVESDDPLPYAGGEYDYGSATDARPPVDFAARDEPYDDDEPGPLPWYKRPPLLFGAAAAAALLAVGGLAVTLTSTSTDSTPVTENVTITSTGDDGLVTTTVVPSSEAETYRNRPLTTTPPAPGTTNPSSSSAPPTTTTTTTSPTTTTTTTTTTTTTTTTTTPPTTTTTVPPTTTTPPPTTTVPPPTTTVAPPPTTTVPVVPDTPDAQPAPTIPVVETVPEVAPAPPPVAEVPVLPLFP from the coding sequence ATGAGCGACTCACTCGGACTGTCCGTCGGGACCACGAACCTGGTCGCGGCCGCCATCGGGCGTCCCCCCGTGGTGCGGCGCGCTGCGCTGGCTCTGTTCAACGATCGCGCACCGGAGGTCGGCGACCAGTTCGGCCCCACCCAGCCCAACCTCGTCCTCACCGGGTTCGTCGAGCGGGTCGGCGACCCGGTGCCGATGGTTGCCTCCGACGGCTCGTCGCACCGCGGTGAGGTCGTGCTCGTCGAAGCGTTGGACGCGATGGCCCGTGCCGTCGGCGGCGGCGCGCCCGTCACGATCGCGGTGCCCGCGCACTGGAACGCCGGTGTCGTCGGCGCCTTGCGGAATGCGTTGCGCGACAAACCGAATTTGTCCCCCGGCGGGGTGCCGCCCACGCTCGTCCCCGACTCGGCGGCGGCGCTGTCCGCGCTCCGCGTCGCGCCTGGCCTGCCGGCCGACGGCGTCGTCGTGCTGTGCGACTTCGGCGCGAACGGCACCAGCGTGACGCTGGCCGATGCGCGCGCGGGCATGGCCGTCATCGGCGACACCATCCGCTACCCGGACTTCTCCGGCGATCTCGTCGACCAGTCACTGCTCAACCACGTGATCTCCGGCGTCGCCGACGCGAGCAACCCGGATCCCGCGGGCACCGCGGCGGTCGGCTCGCTGACCAAATTGCGCGACGACTGCAGGCAGGCCAAGGAGAGGTTGTCCGCCGACACCGCGGCCGTCATCCCGGTCGCGTTGCCCGGTTTCTCGTCCGACGTACGGGTCACCCGCCCCGAACTCGAACGCCTCATCGATCAGCCGCTCAACGGTCTGATGGGTGCGATCGAACAGTCGTTGCAGCAGTTCAGGATTCCGATGGCGGCCATCACGGCGGTCGCGACCGTCGGCGGCGGCGCCTCGATCCCGCTGGTGACCCAGCGGCTGTCGGAACGGCTGCGCGCGCCCGTCGTGACCACGCCGCAGCCGCAGGTGGTCGGTGCTGCAGGTGCGGCCGTGCTGTCTGCCGGCGGGCTGGGCGGCGGACTGAGCGACGATGCCACCGGGCTCGCGCCCGTGGCGGACGACGCGACCGGTCTCGCACCGACCATGGGCTGGGTAGCGGGTGCCGGGGCGGCGGGAGTTGCGGCCGGTGCCGCAGCGGGTGCCGCCTTCCCGACCCAGGCCGCACCGAGCGCCGCCGACACGTCGGCCGCCGACTCACTGGCCTGGTCCCAGGGCGTCGAATCCGACGATCCACTGCCCTACGCCGGTGGCGAGTACGACTACGGCAGCGCGACCGACGCCCGGCCGCCGGTCGACTTCGCGGCGCGCGACGAGCCCTACGACGACGACGAACCGGGGCCGCTGCCCTGGTACAAGCGGCCCCCGCTGCTGTTCGGGGCTGCCGCGGCAGCCGCGCTGCTGGCCGTCGGAGGGCTTGCGGTGACGCTGACCAGCACGTCGACCGACTCGACGCCGGTGACCGAGAACGTCACCATCACCAGCACCGGTGACGACGGCCTGGTCACCACCACCGTCGTGCCGTCCTCGGAGGCCGAGACCTACCGCAACCGGCCGTTGACGACGACTCCCCCGGCCCCGGGAACCACGAACCCGTCGTCGTCGTCGGCGCCGCCCACCACCACGACCACCACGACGTCGCCGACCACCACCACGACCACCACGACGACGACCACCACGACCACGACGACGACAACTCCCCCGACGACCACGACCACCGTGCCGCCGACGACCACCACACCGCCGCCGACCACCACCGTCCCGCCGCCCACCACCACGGTCGCGCCACCGCCCACCACCACGGTCCCGGTCGTTCCCGATACGCCCGACGCGCAGCCGGCACCGACCATCCCGGTCGTCGAAACCGTTCCGGAGGTGGCACCTGCGCCGCCGCCGGTCGCCGAAGTCCCCGTGCTGCCGCTGTTCCCATGA
- a CDS encoding heterodisulfide reductase-related iron-sulfur binding cluster — MDTLTLVTMIIGVIMTLVVAGLAVKRVLWLTKLIRSGQPTLDEGARKDDLKTRITTQFKEVFAQTRLLRWSIPGIAHFFTMWGFFVLATVYLEAYGVLFYPKFAIPIVGHWEILGFLQDFFAVAVFLGIATFAVIRLRSEPKEYGRDSRFYGSHTGGAWLILFMIFNVVWTYAIFRGAAVATGNLPYGKGAFFSHAMGWLLSPLGEHTNEYVERGALLLHIGVMLVFLLIVLHSKHLHIGLAPINVTFKRLPNALGPLLPMESGGKYIDFEDPDEDAQFGRGKIEDFTWKAYLDFTTCTECGRCQSQCPAWNTGKPLSPKLVIMNLRDHLFAKAPYILGDQESPLENTPSGGLGEDVKGEKKHDEHAHVPESGFERVLGSGPEQATRPLVGTLEEGGVIDPDVLWSCTTCGACVEQCPVDIEHIDHIVDMRRYQVMVASEFPAELSGLFKNLETKGNPWGQSARERTAWINEVDFDVPVYGEDVDSFDGFEYLFYVGCAGAFEDRAKKTTKAVAELLAAADVKFLVLGSAESCNGDSARRSGNEFLFQQLAQQNVATIDELFEGVETVDRKIVVTCPHCFNTIGREYQQLGTNYTVLHHTQLLNRLVRDKKLVPVSPVSQDVTYHDPCYLGRHNKEYSAPRELIGASGATLTEMPRHADRGLCCGAGGARMWMEEHIGKRVNHERVEEALNTDATKIATGCPFCRVMMTDGVGDRAEAIGKQEVEVLDVAQLLLAALDKDTVTLPEKGAAAKWYAERADERNAKAAASAPAEIKASEIEDEPGDVPAAEATPVSESEVGTSADTSAPAKPAKGGMGLAGGIKKPGAKASAPAAAPAETAAPAKGGLGLAGGVKKPGAKKAAPAAASAPAEASAPAEAADAKPAPAKGGLGLAGGVKKPGAKKAAPAAASAPTTTSAPAETPAEAAPQAPATETAEPKPAAAKGGLGLAGGIKKPGAKKAAPAPAASAAPAAPAEAPAEAPAAAAAPEAPAEPKPAAAKGGLGLAGGIKKPGQKKAAAPAASAPAPASAPEPEPASDAAPAPEPESAPKPESAPEPKAEESQPEPAKPSVPVKGLGLAPGVRRPGKK; from the coding sequence GTGGACACGCTCACCCTCGTCACGATGATCATCGGCGTCATCATGACGCTCGTCGTGGCGGGTCTCGCCGTCAAGCGCGTGCTGTGGCTGACGAAGCTGATCAGGTCCGGCCAGCCGACGCTTGACGAGGGCGCCCGCAAGGACGACCTGAAGACGCGCATCACCACGCAGTTCAAGGAGGTCTTCGCCCAGACCCGACTGCTGCGCTGGTCGATCCCCGGCATCGCCCACTTCTTCACGATGTGGGGCTTCTTCGTCCTCGCCACCGTCTACCTCGAGGCCTACGGCGTCCTCTTCTACCCGAAGTTCGCCATCCCGATCGTCGGGCACTGGGAGATCCTCGGCTTCCTGCAGGACTTCTTCGCCGTCGCCGTCTTCCTCGGCATCGCGACCTTCGCCGTCATCCGCCTGAGGTCCGAACCCAAGGAGTACGGCCGGGATTCGCGCTTCTACGGCTCGCACACCGGTGGCGCGTGGCTGATCCTCTTCATGATCTTCAACGTCGTCTGGACGTACGCGATCTTCCGTGGCGCCGCCGTCGCCACCGGCAACCTGCCCTACGGCAAGGGCGCCTTCTTCTCCCACGCCATGGGCTGGCTGCTGTCACCGCTCGGCGAGCACACCAACGAGTACGTCGAGCGCGGCGCGCTGCTGCTGCACATCGGCGTCATGCTGGTCTTCCTGCTGATCGTGCTGCACTCCAAGCACCTGCACATCGGCCTGGCACCGATCAACGTCACGTTCAAGCGCCTGCCCAACGCCCTGGGCCCGCTGCTGCCGATGGAGTCCGGCGGCAAGTACATCGACTTCGAGGATCCCGACGAGGACGCGCAGTTCGGTCGAGGAAAGATAGAGGACTTCACCTGGAAGGCCTATCTGGACTTCACCACGTGTACCGAGTGCGGCCGCTGCCAGTCGCAGTGCCCGGCGTGGAACACCGGAAAGCCGTTGTCGCCCAAGCTCGTCATCATGAACCTGCGCGACCACCTGTTCGCCAAGGCGCCGTACATCCTCGGTGACCAGGAGAGCCCGCTGGAGAACACCCCCTCCGGCGGTCTCGGCGAGGACGTCAAGGGCGAGAAGAAGCACGACGAGCACGCTCACGTCCCGGAATCCGGCTTCGAACGCGTCCTGGGCTCCGGCCCCGAGCAGGCGACCCGCCCGCTGGTCGGCACCCTCGAAGAGGGCGGCGTCATCGACCCCGACGTGCTGTGGTCCTGCACCACCTGCGGCGCCTGCGTCGAGCAGTGCCCCGTCGACATCGAGCACATCGACCACATCGTCGACATGCGTCGCTACCAGGTGATGGTCGCCTCGGAGTTCCCCGCCGAACTCAGCGGCCTGTTCAAGAACCTCGAGACCAAGGGCAACCCGTGGGGCCAGAGCGCCCGCGAGCGGACCGCCTGGATCAACGAGGTCGACTTCGACGTCCCGGTCTACGGCGAGGACGTCGACTCCTTCGACGGCTTCGAGTACCTCTTCTACGTCGGCTGCGCCGGCGCCTTCGAGGACCGCGCCAAGAAGACCACCAAGGCCGTGGCCGAGTTGCTCGCCGCCGCCGACGTGAAGTTCCTGGTGCTGGGCTCCGCGGAGTCCTGCAACGGTGACTCCGCGCGCCGGTCCGGCAACGAGTTCCTGTTCCAGCAGCTCGCGCAGCAGAACGTTGCGACCATCGACGAGCTGTTCGAGGGCGTCGAGACCGTCGACCGCAAGATCGTCGTCACCTGCCCGCACTGCTTCAACACCATTGGCCGCGAGTACCAGCAGCTCGGCACCAATTACACGGTGCTGCACCACACCCAGCTGCTGAACCGCCTGGTGCGCGACAAGAAGCTCGTGCCCGTCAGCCCGGTCAGCCAGGACGTCACCTACCACGACCCGTGCTACCTGGGCCGCCACAACAAGGAATACTCCGCACCTCGCGAGCTGATCGGCGCCTCGGGTGCCACGCTCACCGAGATGCCGCGGCACGCCGACCGTGGTCTGTGCTGCGGTGCCGGTGGCGCGCGGATGTGGATGGAAGAGCACATCGGCAAGCGCGTGAACCACGAACGCGTCGAGGAAGCCCTCAACACCGACGCCACGAAGATCGCGACGGGCTGCCCCTTCTGCCGCGTCATGATGACCGACGGCGTGGGTGACCGCGCCGAGGCGATCGGCAAGCAAGAGGTCGAGGTGCTCGACGTGGCGCAGCTGCTGCTCGCCGCACTCGACAAGGACACGGTCACGCTGCCCGAGAAGGGCGCTGCGGCCAAGTGGTACGCCGAGCGTGCCGACGAGCGCAACGCCAAGGCCGCTGCGTCCGCGCCCGCCGAGATCAAGGCGTCCGAGATCGAGGACGAACCCGGTGACGTGCCGGCCGCCGAGGCGACGCCGGTGTCCGAGTCCGAAGTCGGGACGTCGGCCGACACCTCCGCACCCGCCAAGCCCGCGAAGGGCGGCATGGGCCTGGCCGGCGGCATCAAGAAGCCCGGCGCCAAGGCGTCTGCTCCCGCTGCTGCTCCTGCCGAGACCGCCGCGCCCGCAAAGGGCGGACTCGGTCTTGCCGGTGGCGTCAAGAAGCCCGGTGCCAAGAAGGCCGCTCCCGCAGCGGCATCCGCACCCGCGGAGGCATCGGCTCCCGCCGAGGCGGCCGACGCGAAGCCGGCACCCGCCAAGGGCGGACTCGGCCTCGCCGGTGGCGTGAAGAAGCCGGGCGCCAAGAAGGCCGCTCCCGCAGCGGCATCCGCACCCACGACGACGTCGGCTCCCGCGGAGACACCCGCCGAGGCGGCACCTCAAGCCCCGGCCACCGAGACCGCAGAGCCGAAGCCCGCCGCCGCCAAGGGCGGACTGGGTCTGGCCGGTGGGATCAAGAAGCCAGGCGCCAAGAAGGCCGCTCCGGCACCCGCCGCCAGCGCTGCTCCTGCTGCACCCGCCGAGGCTCCTGCCGAGGCACCCGCCGCGGCGGCGGCCCCGGAGGCACCTGCGGAGCCGAAGCCGGCTGCCGCCAAGGGCGGACTCGGCCTCGCCGGTGGCATCAAGAAGCCGGGCCAGAAGAAGGCTGCCGCTCCCGCGGCGTCGGCTCCCGCGCCTGCTTCGGCACCCGAGCCGGAGCCTGCTTCGGATGCCGCGCCGGCACCCGAGCCCGAGTCTGCGCCTAAGCCGGAGTCAGCACCCGAGCCGAAAGCCGAAGAGTCACAGCCGGAACCGGCCAAGCCGTCGGTGCCGGTGAAGGGCCTCGGGCTGGCTCCTGGCGTACGTCGCCCCGGCAAGAAGTAG